From a single Nicotiana tomentosiformis chromosome 2, ASM39032v3, whole genome shotgun sequence genomic region:
- the LOC104114229 gene encoding tropinone reductase homolog At5g06060-like gives MATEQEQSSSSNKLQKWSLYGKTALVTGGTRGIGFAIVEELAGFGATIHTCSRNQKELDEKIQEWKGKGFKVTGSVCDLYIKEEREQLIQTVSSVFEGKLDILVNNAAISMIKRAADISAEDYSKIMGTNVESPFHLTQIAYPLLKASGNAASIVFISSLAGSVALPALSVYGASKGAINQLTKFLACEWASDGIRVNTVSPFAVKTNILKPEDIDPSLLGNYSELMCRTPLKPIAEADEISPVVAFLCLPAASHITGQIIHVDGGFSAGSFKFQS, from the exons ATGGCAACTGAGCAAGAACAGAGTAGCAGTAGTAACAAACTCCAGAAATGGTCTCTTTATGGGAAGACAGCTTTAGTTACAGGTGGAACCAGAGGTATTGG gtTTGCAATAGTGGAGGAATTAGCAGGATTTGGAGCAACTATACATACATGTTCAAGAAACCAGAAAGAACTTGATGAGAAGATACAAGAATGGAAAGGCAAAGGATTTAAGGTGACTGGCTCTGTTTGTGATTTGTATATTAAAGAAGAGAGAGAACAACTTATTCAGACTGTTTCTTCTGTGTTTGAGGGCAAGCTCGATATACTG GTGAATAATGCTGCGATAAGTATGATAAAAAGAGCTGCGGATATTAGTGCAGAAGATTATTCAAAGATTATGGGAACTAATGTGGAGTCCCCTTTCCACTTGACCCAAATTGCTTACCCTCTCTTGAAAGCAAGTGGAAATGCAGCTAGCATTGTTTTCATTTCTTCCCTTGCTGGTTCAGTTGCACTACCTGCACTTTCTGTCTATGGAGCTTCTAAAG GTGCAATCAACCAGCTGACGAAATTTTTGGCGTGCGAATGGGCTAGTGATGGAATCCGCGTTAACACAGTCTCTCCCTTTGCTGTCAAAACCAACATTTTGAAACCG GAGGATATTGACCCGTCATTATTGGGAAATTATTCAGAACTGATGTGTAGAACACCTTTGAAACCAATAGCAGAGGCAGATGAGATATCGCCAGTGGTGGCATTCCTTTGTCTTCCTGCTGCTTCACACATTACTGGTCAGATTATTCATGTTGATGGTGGATTTTCAGCTGGTAGTTTCAAATTTCAGTCCTAA